A genome region from Scomber japonicus isolate fScoJap1 chromosome 15, fScoJap1.pri, whole genome shotgun sequence includes the following:
- the cart4 gene encoding cocaine- and amphetamine-regulated transcript 4 codes for MESVRAVVFLSVCLSVMTSLCQGQRSADSQLPSEPDQPNFGFTTRELAEALQGFLDEADNRVGLSVEKKASVIPRCDVGERCAMKHGPRIGRLCDCLRGTACNTFFLRCY; via the exons ATGGAGAGCGTTCGCGCCGTCGTCTtcctgtccgtctgtctgtccgtgatgacatcactctgtcagggtcaaaggtcagccgACAGCCAGCTGCCGTCTGAACCCGACCAGCCCAACTTTGGATTCACAACCAGAGAGCTG gctGAAGCTCTGCAGGGGTTTCTGGATGAAGCTGATAACAGAGTGGGTCTCTCTGTGGAGAAGAAAGCCAGCGTGATTCCTCGG tgtgacGTGGGCGAGCGATGTGCGATGAAACATGGACCTCGTATCGGCCGACTGTGTGACTGTCTGAGAGGAACGGCCTGCAACACTTTCTTCCTGCGCTgctactga
- the LOC128374462 gene encoding oocyte zinc finger protein XlCOF20-like, protein MCSLQSVKLFVQQRLTAAVEEIFGHLEKTITEYEEEIHRRHRRLLDELLKAETKQRKADVQQNKEEIPSQQQQWSSSLDQQDSQLPHIKEEQEEVWTSQEGKQLQRLVGVDIPSSPVSVKKSEDDEESSQLHQSQTEEYRDFVGGSELASNVYPDSYLQPVSNEKASDASEPETEHSEDDCKDTSEPQSGLNSLTAAEGPVSSVMCNAVKKSFICCECGRKFGRKDSLRRHMRYHTGEKPYSCSVCGKRFSQRPNLIRHMRCHSGEKPFSCSFCDTSFAVRSALVNHMRIHTGEKPFSCLYCEKSFTQKGGLKKHMTVHTGEKPYSCPVCDKSFSQKANLTYHFSVHTGQKQFSCSVCDKRFTWQSQVKSHKCVGESSSSN, encoded by the exons ATGTGCAGCCTTCAGAGTGTGAAGCTTTTCGTCCAGCAGCGGCTAACTGCggctgtggaggagatatttgGACATTTAGAGAAAACAATAACCGAGTATGAAGAGGAGATCCACCGCAGACACCGCAGGCTGCTGGACGAGCTTTTAAAAGCTGAAACTAAGCAGCGAAAAGCAG ATGTCCAGCAGAATAAAGAAGAGAttccctctcagcagcagcagtggagctCCAGTCTGGACCAGCAGGACTCACAGCTCCCACATAttaaagaggagcaggaggaagtcTGGACCAGTCAGGAAGGAAAGCAGCTTCAGAGACTGGTTGGTGTTGATATCCCATCCTCTCCTGTATCTGTGAAGAagagtgaagatgatgaagaatcCTCACAGCTTCATCAAAGCCAAACTGAGGAGTACAGAGACTTTGTGGGAGGATCAGAGCTAGCCAGCAACGTATATCCAGATAGTTATTTACAACCAGTTAGTAATGAGAAGGCTTCAGACGCTTCAGAGCCAGAGACTGAACACAGTGAAGATGACTGTAAGGACACTAGTGAACCTCAATCAGGTTTAAACTCTCTGACAGCTGCTGAAGGTCCTGTGAgtagtgtaatgtgtaatgcaGTTAAAAAGTCATTTATCTGCTGTGAGTGTGGTAGAAAGTTTGGTCGTAAGGACAGTCTGCGGAGACACATGCGCTaccacacaggagagaaaccgTACAGCTGCTCAGTTTGTGGTAAAAGATTTTCTCAGAGGCCGAACTTGATTCGTCACATGAGATGTCACTCAGGAGAAAAACCCTTCAGCTGCTCATTCTGTGACACGAGCTTTGCCGTGCGCAGTGCGTTGGTAAATCACATGAGGATCCACACTGGTGAGAAACCCTTCAGCTGCTTGTACTGTGAGAAAAGTTTTACACAAAAAGGAGgtctaaaaaaacacatgacggtccacacaggagagaaaccgTACAGCTGCCCAGTTTGTGATAAAAGCTTCTCACAGAAGGCTAATCTGACGTACCACTTCTCCGTGCACACCGGACAGAAACAgttcagctgcagtgtttgTGACAAAAGGTTCACATGGCAGTCGCAGGTCAAAAGCCACAAGTGTGTCggtgagagcagcagcagtaactga